In the genome of Bacillus sp. S3, one region contains:
- the minD gene encoding septum site-determining protein MinD yields the protein MGEAIVITSGKGGVGKTTTSANIGTSLALQGKKVCLVDTDIGLRNLDVVMGLENRIIYDLVDVVEKRCKTHQALVKDKRFDGLLYLLPAAQTVDKSAVKPEQMKDLINELKQDYDYIIIDCPAGIEQGFQNALAGADRAIIVTTPEVSAVRDADRIIGLIEKQRNMEAPKLVVNRIRNHMMKSGDMLDIDEITQHLSIDLIGIVADDEEVIKASNHGEPIAMNPNSRASIAYRNIARRILGESIPLQPLEEANKGVFTKIKKFFGVR from the coding sequence GTGGGAGAAGCAATAGTAATTACATCCGGTAAGGGCGGAGTAGGGAAAACCACGACTTCTGCTAATATTGGCACGTCTCTGGCCCTTCAAGGTAAAAAAGTATGCTTAGTAGATACGGACATCGGTCTTCGAAACTTGGATGTCGTTATGGGACTCGAAAATAGAATCATTTATGATCTTGTCGATGTAGTGGAAAAGCGGTGCAAAACCCATCAGGCATTGGTCAAGGACAAACGCTTTGACGGGTTATTATATTTGCTGCCAGCAGCACAAACAGTTGATAAATCAGCCGTTAAGCCAGAACAGATGAAGGATCTAATTAACGAATTAAAGCAAGACTATGATTATATTATTATTGATTGCCCCGCAGGTATTGAACAGGGCTTTCAGAATGCTTTGGCTGGGGCAGATAGGGCGATTATCGTTACAACACCAGAGGTCTCGGCTGTAAGAGACGCTGACCGGATTATCGGCCTGATTGAGAAACAACGAAATATGGAAGCGCCTAAATTAGTAGTCAACCGGATCCGCAATCATATGATGAAGAGCGGCGATATGCTTGATATTGATGAAATCACCCAGCATTTATCGATAGATCTTATTGGTATTGTTGCTGACGATGAAGAGGTGATTAAAGCCTCTAACCATGGGGAACCGATTGCCATGAATCCAAACAGCCGGGCGTCTATTGCCTACCGCAATATTGCACGCAGGATCCTTGGGGAATCTATCCCGCTTCAGCCGCTTGAAGAAGCAAACAAAGGCGTCTTTACAAAAATAAAGAAGTTTTTTGGAGTACGTTAA
- the minC gene encoding septum site-determining protein MinC codes for MKKRQNVTIKGTKEGLVLHLDDICSFEELKKELDQKLSANSRSQEERNLISVKVNVGNRYLTEGQREELKNLIRQKKNLVVDEIESDVITREEADRLKAENEVVTVSSIVRSGQVLKVPGDLLLIGDVNPGGKVAAGGNIFIMGSLKGVAHAGCFGNEDAVIAASSMKPTQLKISDAINRAPDHSQNNEKREMECAYIDENRQIIVDRLQVLIQLRPNLNRFEGGH; via the coding sequence ATGAAAAAACGGCAAAATGTTACAATAAAAGGTACGAAGGAAGGGCTTGTCCTTCATCTTGATGATATATGTTCATTTGAGGAACTGAAAAAGGAACTTGATCAAAAGCTTTCCGCCAACTCCAGGTCACAGGAGGAGCGCAACTTAATCTCTGTGAAAGTAAATGTCGGTAATCGGTATTTAACCGAAGGGCAGCGGGAAGAACTGAAGAACTTAATTCGCCAAAAGAAAAATTTAGTGGTGGATGAAATTGAATCGGATGTTATTACAAGGGAAGAAGCAGACCGGCTAAAGGCTGAAAACGAGGTCGTAACCGTTTCTAGCATTGTTCGTTCTGGTCAAGTGCTGAAGGTCCCCGGTGATTTACTCTTAATAGGAGATGTGAATCCCGGTGGAAAAGTTGCTGCCGGGGGCAATATCTTTATCATGGGTTCATTAAAAGGAGTGGCGCATGCGGGCTGCTTTGGCAATGAGGATGCAGTCATCGCGGCATCCAGCATGAAACCAACCCAGCTTAAGATTAGTGATGCGATCAATCGTGCGCCGGATCACAGCCAAAACAATGAGAAGCGGGAAATGGAATGCGCATACATAGATGAGAACCGGCAGATCATTGTTGATAGATTACAAGTTTTAATTCAATTACGGCCTAATTTAAACAGGTTCGAAGGGGGACATTAA
- the mreD gene encoding rod shape-determining protein MreD → MKKFLLPLLFLFLFILESLFVQYSPAEMFGRNRIIAPHFLFAALLFLTIYVGKKQGIIYGAIFGLLFDIVYIEIIGIYLFLYPFVCYLISKIMHIMQTNFLIAFLVSLFGIALLEVGVYEMDHLIHVTNLDFKSFINLRFYPTLILNAIFLVIAGYPFKRLFEKHAEAQRSE, encoded by the coding sequence GTGAAAAAATTCCTTCTTCCTCTTTTATTTCTCTTTTTATTTATTTTAGAAAGTCTTTTTGTTCAATATTCACCGGCGGAGATGTTTGGGCGGAACCGAATTATTGCTCCCCATTTTCTATTTGCTGCTCTTTTATTTCTGACCATTTATGTTGGAAAGAAGCAGGGAATTATTTATGGAGCTATTTTTGGACTATTGTTTGATATTGTCTATATCGAAATTATAGGGATCTATTTATTTCTTTATCCATTCGTTTGTTATCTTATTTCAAAAATCATGCATATTATGCAGACTAATTTTTTGATTGCCTTCCTTGTATCGCTTTTTGGCATCGCCTTATTAGAAGTGGGGGTTTACGAAATGGATCATTTAATCCATGTAACCAACCTCGATTTTAAGAGCTTTATCAATTTGCGTTTTTATCCGACCCTAATCTTAAATGCCATCTTTCTTGTCATTGCGGGATATCCTTTTAAGAGACTTTTTGAAAAGCATGCCGAAGCACAAAGATCGGAATGA
- the mreC gene encoding rod shape-determining protein MreC has protein sequence MPQFFLNKRLIILLVSIIVLVALIGFSLRERSKLSWPEQFVKDTTGWVQSLVSKPTNYVAGFFENLQDLTNTYEENKELKSRIENLASLEAQVQVLNKENKELRDVLGEEKTLRDFEPLPATVIGRNPDRWHEMIIIDKGKLAGVKKNMAVVTASGLIGKVKNVTQFSSSVQLLSSMDPKNRISAIIQGETKVYGLVEGYDKEKKLLMVKAIPSGAKIEKDQIVTTSGLGGIFPEGLLIGKVVEVKQDQYGLNLTALVKPGADFYDIKNVLITKTDMIPVDAAEKTDGKEEES, from the coding sequence ATGCCACAGTTCTTTTTGAATAAACGACTGATTATTTTGCTTGTCAGCATTATTGTTCTCGTGGCATTGATTGGGTTTTCTTTAAGGGAGAGAAGTAAACTGTCCTGGCCGGAGCAATTTGTCAAAGATACAACTGGCTGGGTTCAATCCCTGGTTTCAAAGCCTACCAACTATGTTGCCGGCTTTTTTGAAAATCTCCAGGACTTAACCAATACATATGAAGAGAATAAGGAATTAAAGTCACGCATCGAAAATCTTGCCAGCCTTGAAGCCCAGGTTCAAGTGTTGAATAAAGAAAATAAAGAATTGCGTGATGTTCTTGGTGAGGAAAAGACCCTGAGAGATTTTGAACCACTTCCAGCTACTGTTATTGGCAGAAACCCTGATCGTTGGCATGAAATGATTATTATCGACAAAGGTAAATTAGCAGGTGTGAAGAAAAATATGGCTGTTGTTACAGCAAGCGGCCTGATTGGAAAAGTAAAAAATGTCACCCAATTCAGTTCAAGCGTACAGCTGTTGAGCTCCATGGATCCGAAAAACCGGATTTCCGCCATCATCCAGGGCGAAACCAAGGTGTATGGACTTGTTGAAGGTTATGATAAAGAGAAAAAATTGCTTATGGTTAAGGCCATCCCTTCAGGAGCGAAAATCGAAAAAGACCAGATTGTCACCACCTCCGGATTAGGCGGGATTTTTCCGGAAGGGTTATTGATTGGAAAGGTCGTTGAAGTGAAGCAGGATCAGTATGGTTTGAATCTGACAGCCCTTGTGAAGCCCGGAGCAGATTTTTATGATATCAAAAATGTGCTCATCACAAAAACAGATATGATACCGGTAGATGCAGCCGAAAAGACAGATGGGAAGGAGGAGGAATCGTGA
- a CDS encoding rod shape-determining protein, translating into MFGIRPRDLGIDLGTANTLVYVKGKGIVLREPSVVAMQTDTKSIVAVGNDAKNMIGRTPGNVVAMRPMKDGVIADFEITAAMMKHHIRQAQKSNNLFSGKPYVMVCVPSGITAVEERAVIDATRQAGAKDAYTIEEPFAAAIGANLPVWEPTGSMVVDIGGGTTEVAIISLGGIVTSISIRVAGDEMDDSVISYIRKNYNLMIGERTAETIKVEIGSAGTPEGIDNMEIRGRDLLTGLPKTIEITAKEIATALSDTVYAIVEAVKNTLEKTPPELAADIMDRGIVLTGGGALLRNLDRVISEETKMPVLIAENPLDCVAIGTGKALDHIHLFKNKAKDSR; encoded by the coding sequence ATGTTTGGAATTAGACCTAGAGATCTTGGGATTGACTTGGGGACAGCGAACACCCTCGTTTATGTAAAAGGAAAAGGTATTGTTTTACGGGAGCCATCAGTTGTGGCAATGCAAACAGATACCAAAAGTATCGTAGCGGTAGGGAACGACGCTAAAAATATGATTGGACGGACACCGGGGAACGTCGTCGCCATGAGACCGATGAAGGATGGGGTTATTGCTGATTTCGAAATAACGGCAGCAATGATGAAGCACCATATTCGTCAGGCACAGAAAAGTAATAATCTTTTTTCCGGCAAGCCATATGTGATGGTCTGTGTGCCTTCAGGTATTACCGCAGTTGAGGAAAGAGCAGTCATTGATGCAACCAGACAAGCAGGGGCAAAGGATGCCTATACGATTGAAGAACCGTTTGCAGCGGCAATTGGCGCCAACCTGCCAGTCTGGGAGCCAACCGGCAGTATGGTCGTGGATATTGGCGGCGGTACGACCGAAGTTGCTATCATCTCCTTAGGAGGAATCGTAACAAGCATTTCGATTCGTGTGGCTGGCGATGAAATGGATGATTCCGTTATTTCATATATTCGTAAAAATTATAACTTAATGATTGGGGAGCGCACGGCGGAAACCATTAAAGTGGAAATTGGCTCTGCCGGCACTCCTGAAGGAATTGACAATATGGAAATTCGCGGGCGTGATTTATTAACAGGTCTGCCAAAAACAATCGAAATTACTGCGAAGGAAATTGCCACTGCCTTGAGTGATACTGTTTATGCGATTGTGGAAGCGGTGAAAAATACGTTAGAAAAGACGCCGCCGGAACTTGCTGCAGATATTATGGACCGTGGAATCGTTCTTACTGGCGGAGGTGCGCTGCTTCGCAATTTGGACAGGGTGATTAGCGAAGAAACGAAAATGCCTGTCCTGATTGCCGAGAATCCGCTTGACTGTGTCGCCATTGGAACAGGAAAAGCACTCGACCATATTCATTTATTTAAAAACAAAGCTAAGGATTCGCGTTAA
- the radC gene encoding RadC family protein — translation MSTNTLMIRDFPQDERPRERFINHGPQSLSNHELIAILLRTGTKDESVLQLSNRLLNHFEGLRQLKNATLEEMIEMKGIGSAKAIQILAAVEIGRRIANLNYTDRYVIRSPEDGAKYVMNDMRFLTQEHFVCLYLNTKNQVIHKQTVFIGSLNASIVHPREVFREALKRSAASVIALHNHPSGDPSPSREDIEVTKRLVECGKIIGIELLDHLIIGENKFVSLKEKGYL, via the coding sequence GTGTCCACAAATACATTAATGATCCGGGATTTTCCGCAAGATGAACGGCCCAGAGAGCGTTTTATCAATCATGGCCCGCAGAGCTTATCGAATCATGAACTGATTGCCATCCTGCTTCGCACAGGAACAAAGGATGAATCGGTCCTGCAATTATCAAACCGCCTGCTGAACCATTTTGAAGGACTAAGGCAGTTAAAAAATGCCACTTTAGAAGAAATGATTGAAATGAAAGGGATTGGCTCGGCAAAGGCGATTCAAATTCTTGCTGCTGTAGAAATTGGCAGAAGAATTGCTAATCTGAACTATACTGACCGGTATGTGATCCGATCCCCTGAAGACGGAGCCAAGTATGTCATGAACGATATGCGCTTCCTGACACAGGAGCATTTTGTCTGCCTATATCTAAACACGAAAAATCAGGTCATCCATAAACAAACTGTTTTTATCGGCAGTCTAAATGCCTCGATCGTGCACCCAAGGGAGGTGTTCCGCGAGGCATTAAAACGGTCCGCAGCATCAGTGATTGCGCTCCATAATCACCCCAGCGGAGACCCCTCACCAAGCCGCGAAGATATCGAGGTCACAAAGCGGCTGGTTGAATGCGGCAAAATCATTGGCATCGAGCTCCTCGATCATCTGATCATTGGCGAAAATAAGTTTGTATCATTAAAGGAAAAAGGGTATTTATAA
- a CDS encoding Maf family protein has product MQNLILASSSPRRKELLENLHLTFAISSSEVDESFDPALSPEEVVMELADRKAQAVFKGNQDAFVIGSDTIVVANNVVLGKPADEAEAIRMLKTLSGKKHEVFTGVSIVSPESSTRFFEKTEVWFWELTDDEIKAYVQSGEPLDKAGAYGIQQLGGMLVKKINGDYFAVVGLPVARTIRELKKAGYQLPY; this is encoded by the coding sequence ATGCAGAACCTCATTTTAGCCTCTTCTTCTCCACGGCGAAAGGAACTTCTAGAAAATCTCCACTTAACATTCGCGATTTCAAGCAGTGAAGTTGATGAAAGCTTTGACCCAGCGCTCTCCCCGGAGGAAGTAGTGATGGAGTTAGCCGATCGTAAAGCACAGGCAGTTTTTAAGGGAAATCAGGATGCCTTTGTGATTGGTTCGGACACAATTGTCGTTGCGAATAATGTAGTCTTAGGAAAGCCAGCAGATGAAGCAGAAGCCATTCGTATGTTAAAAACTCTTTCAGGTAAGAAGCATGAAGTATTTACAGGTGTATCCATTGTGTCTCCAGAAAGCTCAACTCGATTTTTTGAAAAAACAGAAGTTTGGTTTTGGGAGTTAACGGACGACGAAATTAAAGCCTATGTGCAAAGTGGTGAACCGCTTGATAAAGCAGGTGCATATGGCATTCAACAGCTTGGAGGTATGCTTGTCAAAAAAATTAATGGAGACTATTTTGCGGTTGTCGGCTTGCCAGTTGCCAGAACTATAAGGGAATTGAAAAAGGCAGGCTACCAGTTGCCGTATTAA
- a CDS encoding PilN domain-containing protein: protein MLVEINLLPHKESKKLGFIISLSSIVALLLIAGAYYYWQINVTKNEVASLDRQIAMTKKVTQREEQNSQTVEAANSVSQLKSAIHWADDYPIQTIPVMRHLTSLLPERGFIQSFGYKEEGTITLSVQFDSAREAAYFLDNLNKSKWIAEASLSSLAAAADPAEDATTGNVNQTNTTATDSQANTTDSTVNTTNQTSTPNQTQTGQNTTGVTANTGGQTNSASGTTNTQNNTVNTTTNTNTVINTGKTTAGTNVTKNSNILPRYTGQFEIKLDKEFVKKNIKKSTKDEKGVAGS from the coding sequence ATGTTAGTTGAAATTAATCTGCTTCCCCATAAAGAATCGAAGAAACTTGGCTTTATTATTTCTTTGTCTAGTATTGTTGCACTCTTGTTAATTGCGGGTGCCTATTATTATTGGCAAATCAATGTGACAAAGAATGAAGTTGCTTCTTTAGACAGACAAATTGCGATGACAAAAAAGGTTACTCAAAGAGAAGAGCAAAATAGTCAAACGGTGGAAGCAGCCAATTCAGTAAGTCAATTAAAGAGCGCCATCCATTGGGCGGATGATTACCCGATACAAACGATTCCTGTAATGCGTCACCTAACCTCTTTACTGCCTGAGCGTGGATTCATTCAGAGCTTTGGCTATAAAGAAGAAGGAACGATTACGTTATCCGTCCAATTTGATAGTGCTAGAGAAGCTGCCTACTTTTTAGATAATCTAAATAAGTCAAAATGGATTGCGGAAGCAAGCTTAAGTTCACTTGCTGCAGCTGCCGATCCGGCAGAGGATGCAACAACAGGGAATGTTAATCAAACAAATACAACAGCAACTGATTCTCAAGCAAATACAACTGATTCGACAGTAAACACCACAAATCAAACGTCTACACCAAACCAGACTCAAACCGGCCAGAATACAACCGGAGTAACAGCAAATACGGGAGGCCAGACGAATAGTGCTTCCGGAACAACTAATACGCAAAACAATACCGTTAATACAACAACTAATACAAATACGGTAATTAATACTGGTAAAACAACAGCGGGCACGAATGTAACTAAAAATTCCAATATTCTTCCACGTTACACCGGTCAATTTGAAATTAAGCTGGATAAAGAGTTTGTAAAGAAAAATATCAAGAAGAGCACGAAGGATGAGAAAGGAGTGGCTGGATCATGA
- the pilM gene encoding type IV pilus biogenesis protein PilM produces the protein MAFSLFTSKNRIINLVLNDHSIRLLELKQVNPPSAQRWYERFLPPGIISDGKITDIESLSNILEQCIDEWKIHRRQVRFIVPDQLVIIRKVSIPAEIQDDEMQGYLYLELGSSIHLPFEEPVFDIYPLGSDGKTRELLLFAAPEQNVLEYSNLLTKIKLNPIAADISPLALYRLYYQLDHASNSEVLFSVQFDMTSVNLCIFEENVPLVMRQFALPFNVDLWDIKTDLSGAIVYKYTGDTDELVIQFEDIFREINKLVDFYRYSLHKENQDISKFLLNGDHPMLHSIHDEMQERFETPVDVISLETEIKGKIDRTPISQLLPLGLALKGVQ, from the coding sequence ATGGCTTTTTCCCTGTTTACATCTAAAAACCGAATTATTAACTTGGTGTTAAATGACCATTCCATTCGCCTGCTTGAGCTAAAGCAGGTAAATCCGCCATCAGCACAGCGCTGGTATGAGCGCTTTCTGCCGCCGGGAATTATTAGTGATGGGAAAATTACGGATATTGAGTCCTTGTCGAATATTTTGGAACAATGTATCGATGAATGGAAGATTCATAGACGCCAGGTTCGCTTCATCGTACCTGATCAGCTTGTCATCATTCGGAAAGTTTCTATTCCTGCTGAAATCCAGGATGATGAAATGCAAGGCTACCTGTATTTAGAGCTAGGCTCAAGTATCCATTTACCATTTGAAGAACCGGTATTTGATATCTATCCATTAGGCAGTGATGGCAAAACAAGAGAACTACTCTTATTTGCTGCACCAGAACAAAATGTGCTGGAATATTCTAATCTGCTCACTAAGATCAAGCTCAATCCGATTGCGGCCGATATTTCACCGCTTGCCTTATACCGGCTTTATTATCAGCTTGATCATGCTAGTAATAGCGAGGTCTTGTTTTCCGTCCAGTTTGACATGACTAGTGTTAATTTGTGCATTTTTGAAGAAAACGTTCCATTGGTTATGCGTCAGTTTGCCTTGCCATTTAATGTGGACCTCTGGGATATTAAAACAGATTTATCGGGGGCAATTGTTTACAAATATACAGGCGATACAGATGAGCTTGTGATTCAGTTTGAAGATATTTTTAGAGAAATCAATAAGTTAGTCGATTTTTATCGATATTCCCTTCATAAAGAAAACCAAGATATCTCTAAATTTCTATTAAACGGCGACCATCCCATGCTTCATTCTATCCATGATGAAATGCAAGAGCGATTTGAAACGCCTGTTGATGTGATTTCACTTGAGACAGAAATTAAAGGAAAAATAGACAGAACACCTATTAGTCAATTACTTCCTTTAGGACTCGCTTTAAAAGGGGTGCAATAA
- a CDS encoding prepilin peptidase has product MVVILILFLYGLILGSFFNVIGLRIPLKESIVTPSSACPTCGHQLKPYELIPVLSYLFQRGKCRGCQSRISPIYPIFELLTGLLFMTAPLVIGWSGELVVALTLISMFMIIVVSDIHYMIIPDKILIWFAGIFLLERIVWPLSPWWDSLLGAITGFVVLLLIALVSKGGMGGGDVKLYAVLGLVLGVKLVLLSFFLSTLLGAVFGGLALLLKIVKRRQPVPFGPFIAAGTLIAYYWGSEIIDFYIQFLQQGF; this is encoded by the coding sequence ATGGTTGTAATTTTAATTCTTTTTTTGTATGGACTTATACTAGGCTCCTTCTTTAATGTAATTGGCCTACGAATTCCTTTAAAAGAATCAATTGTCACACCAAGCTCTGCTTGTCCAACTTGCGGGCATCAATTAAAACCATACGAACTAATACCAGTATTATCATATTTATTTCAAAGGGGAAAATGCCGCGGCTGTCAGTCGCGGATTTCTCCTATCTATCCGATATTTGAATTACTTACTGGATTACTGTTCATGACGGCACCATTGGTTATTGGGTGGTCTGGAGAATTAGTGGTGGCACTTACGCTAATCTCAATGTTTATGATTATCGTGGTTTCAGATATTCACTATATGATCATCCCTGATAAAATTCTAATTTGGTTTGCAGGGATTTTTTTATTGGAACGAATTGTTTGGCCGTTGAGCCCTTGGTGGGACAGCCTTTTAGGGGCTATTACAGGATTTGTTGTCCTTCTCCTCATCGCTCTTGTCAGTAAAGGCGGAATGGGCGGTGGCGATGTGAAACTGTACGCAGTACTTGGATTAGTTTTAGGTGTAAAACTAGTGCTTTTGTCCTTCTTCCTTTCAACATTATTAGGAGCCGTTTTTGGCGGATTGGCTTTACTTTTGAAAATTGTTAAAAGACGGCAGCCGGTGCCATTTGGTCCGTTTATCGCTGCTGGAACATTGATAGCATATTATTGGGGATCGGAAATTATTGATTTTTATATACAATTCCTTCAACAAGGATTTTAA
- a CDS encoding type II secretion system protein, whose product MFQKLKLKLKDQRGFTLIELLAVIVILGIIAAIAVPSVLGIINHSKQDAHIANAQQIANAAKLYIADQKIEVSTVAATVTLEKLITDGYIDNIKDPGKSSGGYGIKGTIVTYQKVGIKNEYRVTLQANDANDAGADYIKASGIAKDASNILRSDIN is encoded by the coding sequence ATGTTTCAAAAGTTAAAACTGAAATTAAAAGACCAACGTGGATTTACGTTAATTGAATTACTAGCAGTTATTGTAATTTTAGGGATTATTGCTGCAATTGCAGTACCTTCTGTTTTAGGAATAATAAATCATTCCAAACAAGATGCACACATTGCAAATGCACAACAGATTGCAAACGCCGCTAAATTATATATAGCTGATCAAAAGATAGAAGTTTCTACAGTAGCAGCTACAGTTACCTTAGAGAAATTGATTACAGATGGATACATTGACAATATAAAAGATCCAGGAAAATCATCGGGTGGTTATGGAATTAAAGGTACCATAGTTACTTATCAAAAAGTTGGAATAAAAAATGAATACAGGGTTACTTTACAAGCAAATGATGCCAATGATGCTGGAGCAGATTATATTAAGGCTTCTGGTATAGCTAAAGATGCTTCAAATATACTTAGGTCTGATATTAATTAA
- a CDS encoding type II secretion system F family protein, whose protein sequence is MARFKYSGRNRQGKLQGAINAGSKREAMMKLKEDGIRVIEINEVPETLLTKDITLGNPVKLQHFVIYLRQFATLIKAGVTVVDATSILAFQTESKALKKALLKVEQALREGNPLSEAVAKHKKIFNQMFINLVKAGEVSGNLDETLDRLADHFEKQHFTRQKIVSALAYPAVVGFVAIAVVIFLLVAVVPTFVTMFDDMGGDLPGITKFVLAASELMQVYWWLIALLILIMVCVITYLKQNKQTKYYLDYFLLKMPIFGNLMQKAALARMMRTLSSLFSSSVPILQSMSIVEKVVENEVLAKVIRESRDSLEKGRSMTEPMQQHWAFPPLVTNMIAIGEETGALDAMLSKIAEFYEKEVETGTDRLKSLIEPIMIVVLAGLVGTIVTSIIVPMFSMFDQFQQMN, encoded by the coding sequence ATGGCTAGATTTAAATATTCCGGACGCAATCGACAAGGGAAACTGCAGGGCGCCATTAACGCAGGTTCTAAGCGTGAAGCGATGATGAAGCTAAAGGAAGATGGGATTCGTGTCATCGAAATAAACGAGGTTCCTGAGACACTGTTAACAAAGGACATTACCCTTGGAAATCCGGTAAAACTGCAGCACTTTGTAATTTATTTAAGACAGTTTGCAACACTAATTAAAGCCGGGGTTACTGTTGTTGATGCAACATCCATATTAGCTTTTCAAACGGAAAGTAAGGCATTAAAGAAGGCTTTGCTTAAGGTAGAGCAGGCATTACGGGAAGGTAATCCTCTTTCAGAAGCCGTAGCAAAACACAAGAAAATATTCAATCAAATGTTTATTAACCTTGTGAAAGCTGGGGAAGTCAGCGGGAATTTAGATGAAACGCTCGACCGGCTGGCTGATCATTTTGAAAAACAGCACTTTACAAGGCAAAAGATTGTTTCAGCTCTTGCCTATCCGGCAGTAGTTGGCTTTGTTGCCATTGCAGTTGTCATCTTTTTACTTGTTGCAGTGGTTCCTACGTTTGTAACAATGTTTGACGATATGGGCGGGGATTTGCCAGGAATCACAAAGTTTGTACTCGCAGCAAGTGAATTAATGCAGGTTTATTGGTGGTTAATAGCCCTTTTAATTTTAATAATGGTTTGTGTCATTACTTACCTTAAACAAAATAAACAAACAAAATATTATTTGGATTACTTTTTGCTGAAGATGCCGATTTTCGGAAACTTAATGCAAAAAGCAGCACTAGCACGAATGATGAGGACACTAAGTTCATTATTTTCGAGTTCAGTTCCTATACTGCAATCCATGTCAATTGTTGAAAAAGTCGTTGAAAATGAAGTCCTAGCAAAGGTTATTCGTGAGTCACGTGACTCGCTAGAAAAAGGACGTTCGATGACTGAGCCGATGCAACAACATTGGGCCTTTCCACCATTGGTCACCAATATGATAGCAATTGGAGAAGAGACTGGTGCATTAGATGCCATGCTCTCCAAGATTGCAGAATTCTATGAAAAAGAAGTAGAAACAGGGACAGATCGATTGAAATCGTTAATAGAACCAATTATGATTGTTGTATTGGCGGGACTAGTCGGGACTATTGTCACATCTATCATTGTACCTATGTTCAGTATGTTCGATCAATTCCAACAAATGAATTAA